Proteins found in one Anopheles aquasalis chromosome 3, idAnoAquaMG_Q_19, whole genome shotgun sequence genomic segment:
- the LOC126579179 gene encoding alpha-protein kinase 1 isoform X5 yields MDIGMDRGGPVDAGVATIGTLFQHIVNDMKNSSPLWEDFIAKATKLHACLRAAIQALAAYLDAFQKIADAATNSRGATKEIGTALTRVCLRHKAVESRMKTFTSAIMDCLIGPLQEKLEDWRKQVTVIDKDHAKEYKRCRAELKKRSSDTLRLQKKAKKGLQADNNLHVLVENSMQDVTLRRCELEEVERKSLRAIMVEERTRYCTFVSLLQPVVHEECEVMSELGHLQEAMQLIAAVTKDPAQLPQASEELILESKANIGLYPDSPGGSNSQGGCSNSLGSRKSSVCSISSINSSSSGSPGHHHQFQRSLSQYSPAIRLKPGESSDSGFCSSPALTSQASTLASQSHAVSTWPPHTQDATSTVDRPHTISSAYEKGHQRPALTVYTFQSPETIVETSTNHPKSPANVACRPPLPVRCSSLERPLSTTSVKNATSNIPRQCPSPIPAHITKEHPQLQPTYVNMTELASMAASKTTNNSNNGINNNINNNGGGTVPVASTANQQQHHQMQQQQQQQQQQHGHQHHGHGGVGGYQQLQQANSPVLSSASSLISPDSNATNPISSPDASACSTQTPQNTPQTGSPGTPNYSGGGAINQGYRSTTPSSMAGGLFDPASTPCESNNDTSSNHTITIDDNDEHYSNNSTSTCAASISTTTNTNTTNNTTTTSTTTNKPSSAPHESSDYCSGTGGTATTISSSNTSTITSTTTSSASITPGSSAKVDKDLLKRTGSVLEKTSMFEQQINNNQLHLQQPQPQQQQQQQQLSVPGSPANAPLVYGRRTTHEEIYKSAGQLLLDRDAAAGTRLPSSISSSNSNLDEYLSNHLASIGDEQGLMDGGSMTNLAAKYSNYSKLEGSDYGSPYHHHQQQQQHQFYPQTSSLGGSTHALDGSGTGFENPSFMMAENYYSQNRSEVVVLRCKDTSRNSLNTAPDDLLTGSGLMQLNGDTNGTGSNGTSTQHPHQRLSSFRSVNSRPASPASMSSFFGVTSRSPTPSLSLPVSANNSPQHYHHHNHHHQHLNGTNGGGANGSSSINGSNDIAMGVEYSNSTSASSSSAATAAATGAAPSQYDDRINRNKPAITPRPASLSGPTRVTRRASVNTVKPPPPVRRSSSVTPSPSVGTNSITTTNLAQQSVAYTSSESLPPPPAYLLDSTAGSSPSISGNVAGTVKALNEIRHTPASPGVLRRAQQSNPPSNQGSPTPTNTNLYATLQPSKHDHTMIASSASSSALAAAATASQHHHPTTPNSFHASDGNKSLSNRSPKTNLHQPGGGIYAQPKQLTSMSSFRNSSPAKQGPQKPNSGFLAQLNAKIAPNKPPPPGHGTASSSAYQHQQQHQQQQHVQQPSNNYVYTTAPSGNELIYQRSTPVDPRMSYNNNQQQQQQYQQQQQQQQQQYYQSQQQQQQQPIQPPPREGKSSIYSSASQSSSHQHQQQHYQQQQQYYQNQYHQQQQQPQQQLQYQPTSQQYHYQHHQQPNSVSHRQQYAPAAGGAAASSYATQNIYVSTNPFASSVQTSAAGGSGGSSSYSPSSFGKGGVRSGDDIVVGAGGGSSATSTPNRTNHHMRNNNGAAGGSSAGAAASGGGPVTHNVLAKTSAGFLENLNARLAEQRLSGKAFAVRNLINSKALPDPRICHESLMDQIKRGATLKRNRTINDRSAPKIH; encoded by the exons AACTCGAGCCCACTGTGGGAGGATTTCATTGCCAAAGCGACCAAGCTGCACGCTTGCTTAAG GGCTGCAATCCAAGCGTTGGCGGCCTATTTGGACGCATTCCAAAAGATTGCCGATGCTGCGACCAACTCGAGAG GAGCCACCAAAGAGATTGGCACGGCGTTGACACGCGTCTGCCTCCGGCACAAAGCGGTCGAGAGCCGCATGAAAACGTTCACCAGTGCGATCATGGACTGCCTGATCGGGCCACTGCAGGAAAAGCTGGAGGACTGGCGCAAGCAGGTGACGGTGATCGATAAGGACCATGCCAAAGAGTACAAGCGGTGCCGGGCGGAGCTGAAGAAGCGCTCGAGCGACACGCTGCGATTGCAGAAGAAGGCCAAGAAGGGTCTTCAGGCGGACAACAATCTGCACGTGCTGGTCGAGAACTCGATGCAGGACGTCACGCTGCGGCGCTGCGAACTGGAGGAGGTCGAGCGCAAGTCGCTCCGGGCGATCATGGTCGAGGAGCGGACGCGGTACTGTACCTTCGTCAGCCTGCTCCAACCGGTGGTGCACGAGGAGTGCGAGGTGATGTCCGAACTCGGTCACCTACAG GAAGCAATGCAGCTGATAGCGGCCGTCACGAAGGATCCCGCCCAGCTACCGCAGGCGTCCGAGGAGCTGATACTCGAATCGAAAGCCAACATTGGCCTGTACCCGGATTCGCCCGGTGGTTCCAACTCGCAGGGTGGCTGCTCCAACTCGCTCGGTTCGCGCAAAAGCTCCGTCTgctcgatcagctcgatcaacagcagcagcagcggctccccgggacaccatcatcagttCCAGCGATCATTATCACAG TACTCCCCGGCGATACGTTTGAAACCAGGCGAATCGAGCGATAGCGGCTTTTGCTCTTCACCAGCTTTAACGTCACAG GCATCTACATTAGCTAGTCAATCACATGCCGTCTCGACGTGGCCACCGCACACTCAGGACGCGACGTCGACCGTCGATCGTCCGCACACGATTTCGTCCGCGTACGAGAAGGGCCACCAGCGGCCTGCCCTTACCGTCTACACCTTCCAAAGCCCGGAAACGATCGTTGAGACGTCCACGAATCATCCAAAGTCGCCTGCCAATGTCGCGTGtcgaccaccactaccagtg cGCTGTTCATCTCTGGAGCGACCGCTCTCGACGACATCGGTCAAAAATGCCACTTCCAACATCCCGCGCCAATGCCCCTCCCCGATTCCGGCACATATTACCAAAG AACACCCACAACTACAGCCCACGTACGTCAACATGACGGAGCTGGCTTCGATGGCTGCTTCTAAAACCactaacaacagcaacaatggcattaacaacaacatcaacaacaatggagGCGGTACAGTACCAGTCGCTTCGACTGccaatcaacagcaacaccaccagatgcagcagcagcagcagcagcaacagcaacagcatggccatcagcatcatgggcatggtggtgttggaggctatcagcagctgcagcaagcaAACTCACCCGTGCTCTCATCGGCCTCGTCGCTCATATCGCCCGATTCGAATGCGACGAATCCGATCAGCTCACCGGACGCCTCGGCCTGCAGTACGCAGACACCGCAAAACACGCCCCAGACTGGATCGCCCGGTACACCGAActacagtggtggtggcgccatcAATCAGGGATATCGCAGCACGACGCCATCGTCTATGGCGGGTGGTCTGTTCGATCCGGCGAGCACCCCGTGTGAAAGTAATAACGATACTTCCTCCAATCACACCATCACGATCGACGACAATGATGAGCATTATTCTAACAACAGCACGAGCACATGCGCTGCGTCCATTTCTACTACCACCAATACCaataccaccaacaacaccaccaccacatccaccaccactaacaagCCATCATCTGCTCCTCACGAAAGTAGTGACTATTGTTCTGGCACTGGTGGCACTGCGACCACCATATCCTCTTCCAACACCTCAACCATCACCTCTACTACCACCTCATCTGCCTCGATCACGCCAGGCTCATCAGCAAAGGTCGACAAAGATTTACTCAAACGTACCGGTTCAGTTCTAGAGAAAACGTCGATGTTCGAGCAGcagatcaacaacaaccagctgCACttgcagcaaccgcaaccccagcagcagcagcagcagcagcagctcagtgTTCCAGGGTCACCGGCGAATGCTCCACTAGTGTATGGGCGACGAACAACTCACgaagaaatatacaaatccgCCGGTCAGCTACTTCTGGATCGCGATGCAG CGGCAGGGACACGGCTTCCGTCCTCCATCTCATCCAGCAATAGCAATCTGGACGAGTATCTGAGCAACCATCTGGCATCGATCGGCGACGAGCAGGGCCTGATGGATGGTGGATCGATGACGAACCTTGCGGCCAAGTATAGCAACTACAGCAAGCTAGAGGGCAGTGACTATGGATCgccgtatcatcatcatcaacagcagcagcagcatcagttctATCCACAGACATCGTCGTTAGGTGGTTCCACGCATGCCCTGGATGGCAGTGGAACCGGGTTCGAGAATCCTTCCTTTATGATGGCCGAGAACTACTACAGCCAAAACCGGAGCGAGGTAGTGGTGCTGCGCTGCAAGGATACTAGCCGCAACAGTCTGAACACGGCACCGGACGATCTGCTGACGGGTAGTGGGCTGATGCAGCTGAACGGTGATACCAATGGCACTGGCAGCAACGGTACCAGCACTCAGCATCCGCATCAGCGATTAAGCTCGTTCCGTAGCGTCAACTCACGGCCGGCCTCACCGGCCTCGATGTCTTCGTTTTTCGGTGTCACTTCCCGATCACCGACACCTTCCCTATCACTACCTGTATCAGCCAACAATTCCCCGcaacactaccatcaccacaaccaccatcatcaacatctaAATGGTACGAACGGCGGCGGTGCGAAtggtagcagtagcatcaaCGGGAGCAATGACATAGCAATGGGCGTTGAGTATTCCAATAGCAcgagcgcatcatcatcatcagcagcaacagcagcagcaacaggagcagctcCGTCGCAGTATGATGATCGTATCAATCGTAACAAACCCGCCATCACCCCGAGACCTGCATCGTTatctg GCCCGACCCGTGTCACAAGACGTGCGTCTGTGAATACCGTCAAACCGCCACCGCCCGTCCGGCGCAGCTCGAGCGTCACGCCTAGTCCAAGCGTAGGAACT aactccatcaccaccaccaatcttGCCCAGCAAAGCGTAGCTTACACCTCATCAGAAAGTTTACCTCCGCCACCTGCTTATCTCTTAGATTCCACCGCCGGAAGCTCACCTAGTA TTTCAGGCAATGTAGCGGGCACGGTGAAGGCACTGAATGAAATAAGACACACACCGGCCAGCCCGGGGGTACTACGAAGAGCTCAGCAGAGTAATCCTCCCTCCAATCAAGGATCGCCAACG CCCACCAACACGAATCTGTACGCCACCTTACAACCTTCCAAGCATGATCATACCATGATAGCATCCTCTGCGTCATCATCTgcgttagctgctgctgctaccgcatcacagcaccatcatcctACTACACCCAACTCATTCCATGCCAGTGACGGCAACAAATCG CTGTCCAATCGATCTCCGAAAACGAACCTTCATCAACCGGGTGGAGGCATCTACGCACAACCGAAACAGCTTACGAGTATGTCTAGCTTCCGCAATTCAAGTCCTGCAAAGCAAG GGCCTCAGAAACCAAACAGTGGCTTCTTGGCGCAACTGAATGCCAAAATTGCTCCCAACAAACCGCCACCTCCAGGTCATGGCACCGCTAGCAGTTCAGCTtatcagcaccaacagcagcaccagcagcagcagcatgtgcagcAACCCTCGAACAACTATGTCTATACGACGGCTCCGTCCGGTAACGAGCTGATTTACCAGCGTTCAACTCCCGTCGATCCTCGAATGTCCTACAACAataatcagcagcaacagcaacagtaccaacagcagcagcagcagcagcagcaacaatactatcaatcgcaacagcagcaacagcagcaaccgatccaACCGCCACCAAGAGAGGGTAAAAGCTCCATCTATTCCTCCGCTAGTCAATCTTCTtcccaccagcatcagcagcaacactaccagcaacagcagcagtactacCAGAACCagtaccatcagcagcaacaacaaccacaacagcaactacAATACCAGCCAACCTCGCAACAATATCATtaccaacaccatcaacagcccAATTCAGTGTcccaccggcagcagtacgCACCGGCCGCGGGCGGGGCGGCTGCTAGCAGCTACGCTACCCAGAACATTTACGTGTCGACGAATCCGTTCGCCAGTTCCGTCcaaacttctgctgctggcggcagtggtggtagcagtagcTATTCGCCTTCATCATTTGGCAAGGGTGGTGTTCGAAGTGGGGACGacattgttgttggtgccggtggtggatctAGCGCCACGAGCACACCCAACCGCACAA ATCATCACATGCGAAACAATaatggtgccgctggtggatCATCCGCTGGAGCTGCAGCATCCGGTGGTGGACCAGTAACGCACAACGTGCTGGCGAAGACCAGTGCTGGGTTCCTGGAAAATCTCAATGCCCGCCTAGCGGAGCAAAGGCTTTCGGGTAAAGCGTTCGCCGTAAGGAATCTCATCAACAGCAAAGCACTC CCCGATCCACGTATCTGCCACGAGTCGTTGATGGATCAAATCAAACGGGGTGCCACGCTGAAGAGGAATCGCACGATCAATGATCGTAGCGCACCGAAAATCCATTAG
- the LOC126579179 gene encoding serine-rich adhesin for platelets isoform X4: MDIGMDRGGPVDAGVATIGTLFQHIVNDMKNSSPLWEDFIAKATKLHACLRAAIQALAAYLDAFQKIADAATNSRGATKEIGTALTRVCLRHKAVESRMKTFTSAIMDCLIGPLQEKLEDWRKQVTVIDKDHAKEYKRCRAELKKRSSDTLRLQKKAKKGLQADNNLHVLVENSMQDVTLRRCELEEVERKSLRAIMVEERTRYCTFVSLLQPVVHEECEVMSELGHLQEAMQLIAAVTKDPAQLPQASEELILESKANIGLYPDSPGGSNSQGGCSNSLGSRKSSVCSISSINSSSSGSPGHHHQFQRSLSQYSPAIRLKPGESSDSGFCSSPALTSQASTLASQSHAVSTWPPHTQDATSTVDRPHTISSAYEKGHQRPALTVYTFQSPETIVETSTNHPKSPANVACRPPLPVRCSSLERPLSTTSVKNATSNIPRQCPSPIPAHITKEHPQLQPTYVNMTELASMAASKTTNNSNNGINNNINNNGGGTVPVASTANQQQHHQMQQQQQQQQQQHGHQHHGHGGVGGYQQLQQANSPVLSSASSLISPDSNATNPISSPDASACSTQTPQNTPQTGSPGTPNYSGGGAINQGYRSTTPSSMAGGLFDPASTPCESNNDTSSNHTITIDDNDEHYSNNSTSTCAASISTTTNTNTTNNTTTTSTTTNKPSSAPHESSDYCSGTGGTATTISSSNTSTITSTTTSSASITPGSSAKVDKDLLKRTGSVLEKTSMFEQQINNNQLHLQQPQPQQQQQQQQLSVPGSPANAPLVYGRRTTHEEIYKSAGQLLLDRDADGPKTTRLSGATAAGTRLPSSISSSNSNLDEYLSNHLASIGDEQGLMDGGSMTNLAAKYSNYSKLEGSDYGSPYHHHQQQQQHQFYPQTSSLGGSTHALDGSGTGFENPSFMMAENYYSQNRSEVVVLRCKDTSRNSLNTAPDDLLTGSGLMQLNGDTNGTGSNGTSTQHPHQRLSSFRSVNSRPASPASMSSFFGVTSRSPTPSLSLPVSANNSPQHYHHHNHHHQHLNGTNGGGANGSSSINGSNDIAMGVEYSNSTSASSSSAATAAATGAAPSQYDDRINRNKPAITPRPASLSGPTRVTRRASVNTVKPPPPVRRSSSVTPSPSVGTNSITTTNLAQQSVAYTSSESLPPPPAYLLDSTAGSSPSISGNVAGTVKALNEIRHTPASPGVLRRAQQSNPPSNQGSPTPTNTNLYATLQPSKHDHTMIASSASSSALAAAATASQHHHPTTPNSFHASDGNKSLSNRSPKTNLHQPGGGIYAQPKQLTSMSSFRNSSPAKQGPQKPNSGFLAQLNAKIAPNKPPPPGHGTASSSAYQHQQQHQQQQHVQQPSNNYVYTTAPSGNELIYQRSTPVDPRMSYNNNQQQQQQYQQQQQQQQQQYYQSQQQQQQQPIQPPPREGKSSIYSSASQSSSHQHQQQHYQQQQQYYQNQYHQQQQQPQQQLQYQPTSQQYHYQHHQQPNSVSHRQQYAPAAGGAAASSYATQNIYVSTNPFASSVQTSAAGGSGGSSSYSPSSFGKGGVRSGDDIVVGAGGGSSATSTPNRTNHHMRNNNGAAGGSSAGAAASGGGPVTHNVLAKTSAGFLENLNARLAEQRLSGKAFAVRNLINSKALPDPRICHESLMDQIKRGATLKRNRTINDRSAPKIH; this comes from the exons AACTCGAGCCCACTGTGGGAGGATTTCATTGCCAAAGCGACCAAGCTGCACGCTTGCTTAAG GGCTGCAATCCAAGCGTTGGCGGCCTATTTGGACGCATTCCAAAAGATTGCCGATGCTGCGACCAACTCGAGAG GAGCCACCAAAGAGATTGGCACGGCGTTGACACGCGTCTGCCTCCGGCACAAAGCGGTCGAGAGCCGCATGAAAACGTTCACCAGTGCGATCATGGACTGCCTGATCGGGCCACTGCAGGAAAAGCTGGAGGACTGGCGCAAGCAGGTGACGGTGATCGATAAGGACCATGCCAAAGAGTACAAGCGGTGCCGGGCGGAGCTGAAGAAGCGCTCGAGCGACACGCTGCGATTGCAGAAGAAGGCCAAGAAGGGTCTTCAGGCGGACAACAATCTGCACGTGCTGGTCGAGAACTCGATGCAGGACGTCACGCTGCGGCGCTGCGAACTGGAGGAGGTCGAGCGCAAGTCGCTCCGGGCGATCATGGTCGAGGAGCGGACGCGGTACTGTACCTTCGTCAGCCTGCTCCAACCGGTGGTGCACGAGGAGTGCGAGGTGATGTCCGAACTCGGTCACCTACAG GAAGCAATGCAGCTGATAGCGGCCGTCACGAAGGATCCCGCCCAGCTACCGCAGGCGTCCGAGGAGCTGATACTCGAATCGAAAGCCAACATTGGCCTGTACCCGGATTCGCCCGGTGGTTCCAACTCGCAGGGTGGCTGCTCCAACTCGCTCGGTTCGCGCAAAAGCTCCGTCTgctcgatcagctcgatcaacagcagcagcagcggctccccgggacaccatcatcagttCCAGCGATCATTATCACAG TACTCCCCGGCGATACGTTTGAAACCAGGCGAATCGAGCGATAGCGGCTTTTGCTCTTCACCAGCTTTAACGTCACAG GCATCTACATTAGCTAGTCAATCACATGCCGTCTCGACGTGGCCACCGCACACTCAGGACGCGACGTCGACCGTCGATCGTCCGCACACGATTTCGTCCGCGTACGAGAAGGGCCACCAGCGGCCTGCCCTTACCGTCTACACCTTCCAAAGCCCGGAAACGATCGTTGAGACGTCCACGAATCATCCAAAGTCGCCTGCCAATGTCGCGTGtcgaccaccactaccagtg cGCTGTTCATCTCTGGAGCGACCGCTCTCGACGACATCGGTCAAAAATGCCACTTCCAACATCCCGCGCCAATGCCCCTCCCCGATTCCGGCACATATTACCAAAG AACACCCACAACTACAGCCCACGTACGTCAACATGACGGAGCTGGCTTCGATGGCTGCTTCTAAAACCactaacaacagcaacaatggcattaacaacaacatcaacaacaatggagGCGGTACAGTACCAGTCGCTTCGACTGccaatcaacagcaacaccaccagatgcagcagcagcagcagcagcaacagcaacagcatggccatcagcatcatgggcatggtggtgttggaggctatcagcagctgcagcaagcaAACTCACCCGTGCTCTCATCGGCCTCGTCGCTCATATCGCCCGATTCGAATGCGACGAATCCGATCAGCTCACCGGACGCCTCGGCCTGCAGTACGCAGACACCGCAAAACACGCCCCAGACTGGATCGCCCGGTACACCGAActacagtggtggtggcgccatcAATCAGGGATATCGCAGCACGACGCCATCGTCTATGGCGGGTGGTCTGTTCGATCCGGCGAGCACCCCGTGTGAAAGTAATAACGATACTTCCTCCAATCACACCATCACGATCGACGACAATGATGAGCATTATTCTAACAACAGCACGAGCACATGCGCTGCGTCCATTTCTACTACCACCAATACCaataccaccaacaacaccaccaccacatccaccaccactaacaagCCATCATCTGCTCCTCACGAAAGTAGTGACTATTGTTCTGGCACTGGTGGCACTGCGACCACCATATCCTCTTCCAACACCTCAACCATCACCTCTACTACCACCTCATCTGCCTCGATCACGCCAGGCTCATCAGCAAAGGTCGACAAAGATTTACTCAAACGTACCGGTTCAGTTCTAGAGAAAACGTCGATGTTCGAGCAGcagatcaacaacaaccagctgCACttgcagcaaccgcaaccccagcagcagcagcagcagcagcagctcagtgTTCCAGGGTCACCGGCGAATGCTCCACTAGTGTATGGGCGACGAACAACTCACgaagaaatatacaaatccgCCGGTCAGCTACTTCTGGATCGCGATGCAG ATGGTCCCAAAACAACTCGATTATCGGGAGCAACAGCGGCAGGGACACGGCTTCCGTCCTCCATCTCATCCAGCAATAGCAATCTGGACGAGTATCTGAGCAACCATCTGGCATCGATCGGCGACGAGCAGGGCCTGATGGATGGTGGATCGATGACGAACCTTGCGGCCAAGTATAGCAACTACAGCAAGCTAGAGGGCAGTGACTATGGATCgccgtatcatcatcatcaacagcagcagcagcatcagttctATCCACAGACATCGTCGTTAGGTGGTTCCACGCATGCCCTGGATGGCAGTGGAACCGGGTTCGAGAATCCTTCCTTTATGATGGCCGAGAACTACTACAGCCAAAACCGGAGCGAGGTAGTGGTGCTGCGCTGCAAGGATACTAGCCGCAACAGTCTGAACACGGCACCGGACGATCTGCTGACGGGTAGTGGGCTGATGCAGCTGAACGGTGATACCAATGGCACTGGCAGCAACGGTACCAGCACTCAGCATCCGCATCAGCGATTAAGCTCGTTCCGTAGCGTCAACTCACGGCCGGCCTCACCGGCCTCGATGTCTTCGTTTTTCGGTGTCACTTCCCGATCACCGACACCTTCCCTATCACTACCTGTATCAGCCAACAATTCCCCGcaacactaccatcaccacaaccaccatcatcaacatctaAATGGTACGAACGGCGGCGGTGCGAAtggtagcagtagcatcaaCGGGAGCAATGACATAGCAATGGGCGTTGAGTATTCCAATAGCAcgagcgcatcatcatcatcagcagcaacagcagcagcaacaggagcagctcCGTCGCAGTATGATGATCGTATCAATCGTAACAAACCCGCCATCACCCCGAGACCTGCATCGTTatctg GCCCGACCCGTGTCACAAGACGTGCGTCTGTGAATACCGTCAAACCGCCACCGCCCGTCCGGCGCAGCTCGAGCGTCACGCCTAGTCCAAGCGTAGGAACT aactccatcaccaccaccaatcttGCCCAGCAAAGCGTAGCTTACACCTCATCAGAAAGTTTACCTCCGCCACCTGCTTATCTCTTAGATTCCACCGCCGGAAGCTCACCTAGTA TTTCAGGCAATGTAGCGGGCACGGTGAAGGCACTGAATGAAATAAGACACACACCGGCCAGCCCGGGGGTACTACGAAGAGCTCAGCAGAGTAATCCTCCCTCCAATCAAGGATCGCCAACG CCCACCAACACGAATCTGTACGCCACCTTACAACCTTCCAAGCATGATCATACCATGATAGCATCCTCTGCGTCATCATCTgcgttagctgctgctgctaccgcatcacagcaccatcatcctACTACACCCAACTCATTCCATGCCAGTGACGGCAACAAATCG CTGTCCAATCGATCTCCGAAAACGAACCTTCATCAACCGGGTGGAGGCATCTACGCACAACCGAAACAGCTTACGAGTATGTCTAGCTTCCGCAATTCAAGTCCTGCAAAGCAAG GGCCTCAGAAACCAAACAGTGGCTTCTTGGCGCAACTGAATGCCAAAATTGCTCCCAACAAACCGCCACCTCCAGGTCATGGCACCGCTAGCAGTTCAGCTtatcagcaccaacagcagcaccagcagcagcagcatgtgcagcAACCCTCGAACAACTATGTCTATACGACGGCTCCGTCCGGTAACGAGCTGATTTACCAGCGTTCAACTCCCGTCGATCCTCGAATGTCCTACAACAataatcagcagcaacagcaacagtaccaacagcagcagcagcagcagcagcaacaatactatcaatcgcaacagcagcaacagcagcaaccgatccaACCGCCACCAAGAGAGGGTAAAAGCTCCATCTATTCCTCCGCTAGTCAATCTTCTtcccaccagcatcagcagcaacactaccagcaacagcagcagtactacCAGAACCagtaccatcagcagcaacaacaaccacaacagcaactacAATACCAGCCAACCTCGCAACAATATCATtaccaacaccatcaacagcccAATTCAGTGTcccaccggcagcagtacgCACCGGCCGCGGGCGGGGCGGCTGCTAGCAGCTACGCTACCCAGAACATTTACGTGTCGACGAATCCGTTCGCCAGTTCCGTCcaaacttctgctgctggcggcagtggtggtagcagtagcTATTCGCCTTCATCATTTGGCAAGGGTGGTGTTCGAAGTGGGGACGacattgttgttggtgccggtggtggatctAGCGCCACGAGCACACCCAACCGCACAA ATCATCACATGCGAAACAATaatggtgccgctggtggatCATCCGCTGGAGCTGCAGCATCCGGTGGTGGACCAGTAACGCACAACGTGCTGGCGAAGACCAGTGCTGGGTTCCTGGAAAATCTCAATGCCCGCCTAGCGGAGCAAAGGCTTTCGGGTAAAGCGTTCGCCGTAAGGAATCTCATCAACAGCAAAGCACTC CCCGATCCACGTATCTGCCACGAGTCGTTGATGGATCAAATCAAACGGGGTGCCACGCTGAAGAGGAATCGCACGATCAATGATCGTAGCGCACCGAAAATCCATTAG